The following are encoded together in the Cerasicoccus sp. TK19100 genome:
- a CDS encoding sulfatase family protein, translating to MPTPPNVLYVFADQWRAQAMGYAGDPNVKTPHLDLFASEAVNFRKAVSGVPVCCPARATLISGQRPLSHGVFLNDVCLPHDRKSIAQRFAESEYDRSYIGKWHIEGHGREAFIPPERQRGFDHWKVLECTHNYNHSPYYEGASDERKLWDGYDAIAQTTEACDYLRQRKPGDKPFLMMLSWGPPHDPYGSAPEKYRRMYRPEDIILPPNIPADRAERARMDLAGYYAHCTALDDQFARLRQTLAETGLEENTILVFTADHGDMLHSQGQERKQKPWEESMRIPFLMRWPVGLGREGRVSDALIDVLDHQPTLLDLCGLPLDDALEGRSFAEAARGGPVDPDYAALLACYHPSGEFQRARGGREYRGLRSQRYTYAETREGPWLLYDNELDPYQLINRIDDDTYAAVREQLARQLHAELVRQGDAFEYGPDLCAKWGHVIDETGTTSTAP from the coding sequence ATGCCAACTCCCCCCAATGTGCTCTACGTGTTTGCGGACCAGTGGCGCGCCCAAGCAATGGGCTACGCCGGTGACCCCAATGTCAAAACACCGCATCTCGATCTCTTTGCCAGTGAGGCGGTTAACTTCCGTAAGGCGGTGTCCGGCGTGCCCGTTTGCTGCCCCGCCCGGGCGACGCTTATTAGTGGCCAACGGCCGCTCAGCCATGGCGTGTTTTTGAACGACGTTTGCCTGCCGCACGATCGTAAGTCGATTGCGCAGCGTTTTGCCGAGTCAGAATATGACAGATCTTACATCGGGAAATGGCACATCGAAGGGCATGGTCGCGAAGCCTTCATTCCGCCGGAGCGTCAGCGCGGCTTCGACCACTGGAAAGTGCTAGAATGTACCCACAACTATAACCACTCACCCTACTACGAGGGTGCCTCAGATGAGCGCAAACTCTGGGACGGCTACGACGCCATAGCCCAAACCACCGAGGCCTGCGACTACCTGCGCCAAAGAAAGCCCGGCGACAAGCCCTTCCTGATGATGCTTTCCTGGGGGCCGCCGCATGACCCCTACGGTTCGGCACCCGAAAAATACCGAAGAATGTATCGGCCGGAGGACATTATTTTGCCGCCTAACATCCCTGCTGATCGTGCTGAAAGAGCGCGTATGGATTTGGCCGGCTACTACGCGCACTGTACCGCGCTGGACGACCAGTTTGCCCGCTTGCGGCAGACGCTGGCAGAGACCGGGTTGGAGGAAAATACGATCCTCGTCTTCACGGCTGACCACGGTGACATGTTGCACTCTCAGGGGCAGGAGCGAAAGCAGAAACCTTGGGAGGAGTCGATGCGGATACCTTTCCTCATGCGCTGGCCTGTCGGCTTGGGGCGCGAAGGCCGCGTATCCGATGCGTTGATCGATGTGCTCGACCACCAGCCGACGCTGCTCGACCTCTGTGGGCTACCGCTCGATGACGCACTGGAGGGCCGAAGCTTTGCCGAGGCCGCGCGAGGTGGCCCTGTCGACCCCGACTATGCTGCGCTGCTGGCCTGCTACCATCCATCGGGAGAGTTTCAGCGCGCCAGGGGCGGTCGCGAATACCGCGGGCTTCGCTCCCAGCGCTATACTTATGCCGAGACGCGTGAGGGTCCCTGGTTGCTTTACGATAACGAGTTGGACCCGTATCAATTAATCAACCGCATCGACGACGACACCTACGCGGCTGTTCGCGAGCAGTTGGCCCGCCAGCTTCACGCCGAGCTGGTGCGCCAGGGGGATGCCTTTGAATACGGCCCGGACTTGTGCGCCAAATGGGGGCACGTCATCGATGAGACGGGAACAACGTCTACCGCGCCGTGA